The following proteins are co-located in the Vigna angularis cultivar LongXiaoDou No.4 chromosome 2, ASM1680809v1, whole genome shotgun sequence genome:
- the LOC108328648 gene encoding protein cornichon homolog 4, whose translation MAEVLYWISTFVLILTHLCILGYELLLLVDLEFDYINPYDSTSQINQVVVPEFIVQGILCFVNLIAGHWLIFFISLPSLYYNVRSYSRREHLADVTEIYNKLNSERKKLLFKVAYLVAVFVIAVVSLVWTLTDDVN comes from the exons ATGGCGGAGGTGCTGTATTGGATCTCAACGTTTGTCCTCATTTTGACCCATCTTTGTATCCTTGGTTACGAG CTTCTGTTATTGGTGGACTTGGAGTTTGATTATATCAATCCATATGATTCAACATCTCAGATAAACCAGGTTGTGGTGCCAGAGTTTATTGTCCAAGGAATCTTATGCTTCGTAAATCTTATAGCTGGACATTGGCTTATATTCTTCATATCTCTCCCTTCCCTGTATTACAATGTGAGATC GTACAGTAGAAGAGAACACTTAGCAGATGTTACCGAAATATACAATAAGCTGAATTCTGAGAGAAAGAAGCTGCTGTTCAAAGTTGCATATCTTGTTGCAGTATTTGTGATCGCTGTAGTAAG CTTGGTGTGGACCCTTACCGATGATGTGAATTAA